ATTTTCGCTGCGTCCCTCATCGTTTGCGATCAATAATTCTTTGTTTTCTCCTACAAAAGAAGGAATATAGTCTCGCTTGACTTTTTTATCTGTAAAATTACATACCACAAGCAGAGTTTCTTTGCCTAAAGTGCGTGTATAAGCAAAAATGTCTTCATCTTCTTCAAACAACAGCTCATAATCACCGTACACCACGATTTCTTCTTGCTTTCTTAATTGAATAAGTTTTTGGTAATAGTAAAAGATAGAATTGGGATCTTGGAGTGCTTGTTCTGCATTGATTTGTTTGTAGTTTGGATTCACTGCAAGCCACGGAGTGCCATCTGTAAAACCTGCATTTTCTGAAGCATCCCATTGCACAGGAGTTCGTGCGTTATCACGGCCTCTTGCGTAAATCGACTGCATCAGCTTGTCCGGATCGGTATCAAACTCTTCCCGCTGTTCGTTATACCAATTTAATGTTTCAATATCTTCGTAGTCCTCGATAGATGGAAAAGCTACGTTTGTCATCCCTATTTCTTCTCCTTGATAAATATAAGGCGTACCTTTCATCATATGAAGACAGGTGGCAAGCATTTTCGCAGATTTTTCTCTGTATTCTTTGTCATTGCCGAATCGGGAAACCACTCGCGGCTGGTCATGGTTGTTCCAATAAAGGCTGTTCCATCCTTTCTGTTCCAGCCCTTTCTGCCACTTTGTCATAATTTTTTTCATGTCGGTTAATTTCCACGGCTGATTATCCCACTTTCCGCCAGGACCATCACCCAGTCCCATATGCTCAAAGTGAAACACCATATTTAATTCCTTTCGATCTTCTCCAGTGTAAAGTTTTGCTTCCTCTACGCTGACACCCGGCATTTCACCGACCGTCATTACATCGTAGTACTGGAGAACTTTGTTGTTCATTTCATGTAAAAACTCATGAATCCGCGGGCCGTTCATAAAATAAGGCGAGCCGGAGGCGTATTTGACTCCCGGTTTCTTTTCGCCGTCAGGAAAACGCTGATCCTTGGAGATAAAGTTGATAACATCCATCCGGAAGCCATCTACTCCTTTATCAAGCCACCAGCGCATCATTTCATACACATCTTCTCGCAGCTCTGAATTTTCCCAATTTAAATCGGGCTGTTTTTTACTGAAAAGATGCAAGTAATATTCTCCGGTGTTTTTATCATACTGCCACGTTGAACCGCTGAAGCTGGATTCCCAATTGGTCGGTTCTTCACCGTTTTTGCCTTCTTTCCATATGTAGTAATCTCTTTTCGAATTTTCTTTAGAGGAACGGGACTCTGCGAACCATGGATGTTCATCGGATGTGTGATTCACCACCAAATCCATCACAAGCTTCAAGTCTCGTTTATGCATTTCTTCTAACAGTTCATCAAAGTCTTCCATGCTCCCGAACTCATCCATAATCTGCTGATAATGACGGATATCGTAACCGTTATCATCGTTTGGAGAATCATACACCGGAGATAGCCAGACCACATCTATTCCTAACTCTTTGAGATAATCGAGCTTTTCTGTGATCCCTTTGATGTCTCCAATCCCATCACCATTGCTGTCATTAAAGCTTCTTGGGTAAATTTGAAATACGACGCTTTCTTTCCACCATTGTTTTGTCTGCATATGGTTTAACATCCTTTCATCTTCATCTTGGTATGTATTAAAGTGCTGAGTTTCACTCTTAACTGATGAAATTTCCTGTCTAAACGCTGAATCGGTAGTTTTAAGAGCTGAATTCATTAAGTAGAAGAGCTGTATCCTCGGATAAATGCTGAAATCTTCACCCTAACCACTGAATTGGCGGCTCTAAGAGCTGAATCCCCTCCTACAAACAGCGCTCGTTAAATAGAAAGCAAGAGTAAACGTTTACTCTTTTGTGTAAAAAGAAGCAGTCAGTAAAATTACCATTTCTACAGCTCTTTTACTGACTCGCGTTCCACAATACGGTGAGGCATTATGATGTTTTGACTGCTCTCTCCCGTTTTCAATGTTTCAAACAGCAGTTCCGCTGCTTTTTCACCCATTTCTCTTAACGGCTGGGCAACAGTAGTGAGTGGTGGAATCGCCATTTCTGATATCTTAATATTGTCGTAGCCAATAATAGAAATGTCATCCGGGGTTTTCACGTTCATTTTATAAGCAGAAGCGAGTGCGCCGACTGCCATTTCATCACTTGCAGCAAATACTGCAGTAATATCTTCTGCTTCGCTTCTCAGCTTTTTAAACATTTCCATCCCATCTTCATAGGAAAATCCCTCGGCTGAAAAGACAGAAGGGCCTTGATCAAGCAGTTCATAGTCACGAAGAGCTGCTTGAAAGCCTTCTATTCTCGGAAGACCAGCAATAATATCTTTGGGACTTCCACTGAGCATTCCAATCCGCCGGTGTCCTTTTTCTATTAAATAGGAAGCTGCTGCATAGGAAGCATCCCGGTCATCCACTTTCACATACGGCAGCGGATGTTTCTGAGATTTGGTTGAAACAAGGACCGCCGGAACTTTCATCGCTTCAATTGCTTCATAATATTCATCTTTCAACACTTCACTGGCAAACAAAATGCCTTCCACCCTTTTTTCACTTAAGAGCTGTAAATAGTCGAGTGTTTTCTTTCCCTGCGATGAGGTATTGCATACAATGACACTATGCCCCAACCGATGTGTAACGTTTTCAATACCATAAAGCAGTTCTGAGGTTACCATGCCTGATACATCAGGAAAAAGGACCCCGATTGTCTGTGTTTTATTGTTAATTAAACCACGTGCCACAGCGTTAGGTTTATACCCCAGCTCTTTAATTGCTGCTTGCACCCGCTCCTTCGTTTTCTCTGAGTATCCCGCAGAAGTACTGTTTAAAATTCTTGAAACAGTGGCTATAGAAACATTTGCTTGCTTGGCCACATCTTTTATGGTTGGATTCATTATATCGATCTTCCTCCCAACAGGGTAAACGTTTACTCTTTATAAGAATCACTTTACTGTATCAACCATCACACGTCAATAAAAATAAATTTATTTTATTTGCCACTTTTTCTCAAGTTTTTACGTCAAACTGATGTAAAATATATACAGAAAAATATGGGGGTAGCTAAATGTGTGGATTTCTCGGGGAAATGACAGATTTTCCAAAAACGATAAATGAGCAAGATAAATTGCAATTTTACGAAAGAAACAACTTACTTTATCATCGCGGGCCTGATGAAGAAGGCTACTATTTCGATGAACACGTTTCTTTAGGTTTCAGACGATTAAGCATTATTGATTTAGAAAGTGGAAGTCAGCCGGCCAGCTATGACAGTGAAAGATATTGGATTGTGTTTAACGGAGAAATATATAACTTTTTATACTTAAAAAGTCAGCTTGCTGATAAGGGGTATACTTTTTCTACCTCCTCAGAGGCGGAGGTTATTGCAGCGATGTTTTCTCATTGGCACGTTAACATGTTTTCATATCTTCCGGCATGTTTGCTATTCTTATTTGGGATAAAGAAGAACAAGAACTGTATGGAGCCAGAGATCCTTTTGGTATAAAACCGCTGTATTATAAAAAAGAGGAAGTTGACAGGATCACTTTTTCATCTGAAAAGAAAACCTTAATGGCAGAAAAAGAAAATATAAATGAAGAAGCGCTGCACCATTACATGAGTTTTCAATATGTCCCTGAACATACGCTAACAGCAAACATCTGCACCCTTTCCCCAGGCTGTTACTTTAAGAAAATACCAGGGAAACCTATTGTTGTTTCGAAATATTGGGAACTTTCTTTTCAACCATTTTACCGTGAAAAAACAGAATGGCAGACACTTATTAAAGAAACATCATTTTCATCCGTCCACGCCCACTTACAAAGTGACGTTCCTGTTGGTTCTTTTTTGTCAGGGGGCATTGACTCTGCCATTATTGCATCGATTGCAAAAGAGTTTAAGCCGGACTTGACTACTTTTTCCATAGGATTTGAAACACAGGGTTATTCTGAACTTGATGTGGCAAGAGAATCAGCTGAAAAACTAAAAATAGAAAATAGAAGATACACTATTTCCGCTGAAGAATTTGCAGAAAGTCTTCCAAAAATCATATGGCACATGGATGACCCTTTGGCCGATCCTTCCTGTGTTCCTCTATATTTTTTAGCGAAAGAAGCAAGAAAGCACGTCAAAGTTGTTTTATCTGGAGAAGGAGCAGATGAGTTATTTGGCGGTTACAATATTTACCGAGAGCCTCTTCGTTAAAGCTATTTAATTATTGTCCGGCTGTTTTACGCGGCTTATTAAATCAAGCTGCTAAAGCACTTCCAGATCAAATGAAAGGAAAGAATTTTATTGAAAGAGGAACGACACCCCTTGCCGAAAGGTATATTGGCAATGCCAAAATGTTTGAAGAACATGAAAAACGATTATTTTTAAGAAATACGTCAGAGGACTGGCACTATCAAACAGTTACACGTCCTTTGTTTGAAAAAGCGCAGCATTTACACCCAGTCCAGCAAATGCAAGCCATAGATATTCAAACTTGGCTCCGCGGTGATATTTTATTAAAAGCAGATAAGATGACAATGGCTCATTCTTTGGAACTACGTGTTCCGTTTCTAGATAAAGAGGTATTTGAGGCGGCTCGTAAACTGCCATTTAACCTTACTATAGCCAATAAAACGACAAAATCCATTTTGCGGGATTCTTTTCGCGGAATTGTCCCAGACCATGTATATGATCGCAAAAAACTAGGTTTCCCTGTCCCAATTCGTCATTGGTTAAAACACGAACTATATGATTGGGCAGTACATCTTATTAAAAACAGTCAAACTGAACGTTATATCGACAAATCATACATCTTATCGCTCTTAGAAGCTCATGCTTTAAACAAAGCAGACTACAGCCGTAAAATCTGGACCGTGCTCATTTTTATGATTTGGCATAACGTTCATATGGAAAACAAATACCCATTTGAAAGTGCTCAAGTGCAGCCTGCCTCGGCAATCGTTTAAAATAATTAGCGGTTATGGCTATTCCTTAAGTAATTCGTAAACAAACAGTACAGCTTGCCCACTCTCTCATATTAGGAAAACTTGACTTTCCGCCAAATAGTGTTTTGTAAAGTTAACTTTCTATAGTACAAAAAAGCGAATCATTGCATTTATTGCAAATGATTCGCTTTTTTTTACAGTGTGCCCCTTTGCGGCTGTTATTCGGTTCATTTTCCATAATCAGTGTTCGTCTTACTCATTAAGTTAAACGAGCTCTTATTTTGCCTGATATTACATCAATCACTGTTACCATTACGATGATGCCAAGTAAAATAATTCCAACTCGTTCCCAGTCTCTTACACTTAAAGCAAATATGAGCGGAGTGCCAATCCCTCCTGCCCCAATAATACCTAAAATCGTAGCAGCCCGAACATTTATCTCAAAGCGGTACAAAACGAAAGAAAAAAAGTTAGGCATCACCTGAGGAATCACTGCAAACATAAGGGTTTTCACAGGATTGGCTCCCGTTGCAACCAATGCTTCCCGAGCACTGAAGTCTATTCTTTCTATATCCTCAGAAATAAGCTTTCCGAGCATCCCAACTGCTCCAATTCCCAGGGCTAAAACCCCCGAAAAAGCTCCGGGACCAACTGCTTTGATAAATAAAAGCGCAAGCACTATATCAGGAAAGACACGAATGAAGCTTAAAATAAATTTATTCGTTCCAACGACCGCTTTATTTTTCACAATATTACGAGCAGCCATAAACGAAAATGGGATGCACAAAAAGGCTGCGATAAACGTGCCTAGTAACGCTATCGCCAACGTATCCAGCAAACCACGCAGCAAATCTTCTCCTTTTGGGTCATAAACATAAGTCCAATCCGGCTGCAGCAGCCCTGAAAAAATAGAAGAAATAACTTCCATTGAAGTTTCTTTAAACTGCAAAATCGGTAAACCAGAAAATGCCCAAGTGTATACAGCCAGTACAGCGATCACAAGCAGCACTCTTCGAATGGTTAGGAATGATTTGTCTCGCTTCATGTTAATTTCTCCCTTGCAACCGTACTAACATAGTCAATAATTAACACCACTGCTAAGGTATATACAATCAAGGAAGCCGTTTTATCGTATTCAAAAAAGCCTAACGTTTGTTCATAATACAATCCAATTCCTCCCGCGCCGACTAACCCCAGTACAGCTGCCGCTCGGACATTAATTTCAAAGGCATATAAAAAAAACGAGACAAACGACGAAGTAACTTGGGGAAGAACCCCAAATACAATCCATTTTATTTTATTGGCACCAACAGCGGTCATTGCTTCCATTGGTCCAGGATCAATGGATTCAATCGACTCATAGAACAATTT
This DNA window, taken from Alteribacillus bidgolensis, encodes the following:
- a CDS encoding glycoside hydrolase family 13 protein, giving the protein MQTKQWWKESVVFQIYPRSFNDSNGDGIGDIKGITEKLDYLKELGIDVVWLSPVYDSPNDDNGYDIRHYQQIMDEFGSMEDFDELLEEMHKRDLKLVMDLVVNHTSDEHPWFAESRSSKENSKRDYYIWKEGKNGEEPTNWESSFSGSTWQYDKNTGEYYLHLFSKKQPDLNWENSELREDVYEMMRWWLDKGVDGFRMDVINFISKDQRFPDGEKKPGVKYASGSPYFMNGPRIHEFLHEMNNKVLQYYDVMTVGEMPGVSVEEAKLYTGEDRKELNMVFHFEHMGLGDGPGGKWDNQPWKLTDMKKIMTKWQKGLEQKGWNSLYWNNHDQPRVVSRFGNDKEYREKSAKMLATCLHMMKGTPYIYQGEEIGMTNVAFPSIEDYEDIETLNWYNEQREEFDTDPDKLMQSIYARGRDNARTPVQWDASENAGFTDGTPWLAVNPNYKQINAEQALQDPNSIFYYYQKLIQLRKQEEIVVYGDYELLFEEDEDIFAYTRTLGKETLLVVCNFTDKKVKRDYIPSFVGENKELLIANDEGRSENDDLLSVWLNPYEAFVYKFS
- a CDS encoding LacI family DNA-binding transcriptional regulator, coding for MNPTIKDVAKQANVSIATVSRILNSTSAGYSEKTKERVQAAIKELGYKPNAVARGLINNKTQTIGVLFPDVSGMVTSELLYGIENVTHRLGHSVIVCNTSSQGKKTLDYLQLLSEKRVEGILFASEVLKDEYYEAIEAMKVPAVLVSTKSQKHPLPYVKVDDRDASYAAASYLIEKGHRRIGMLSGSPKDIIAGLPRIEGFQAALRDYELLDQGPSVFSAEGFSYEDGMEMFKKLRSEAEDITAVFAASDEMAVGALASAYKMNVKTPDDISIIGYDNIKISEMAIPPLTTVAQPLREMGEKAAELLFETLKTGESSQNIIMPHRIVERESVKEL
- the phnE gene encoding phosphonate ABC transporter, permease protein PhnE, giving the protein MKRDKSFLTIRRVLLVIAVLAVYTWAFSGLPILQFKETSMEVISSIFSGLLQPDWTYVYDPKGEDLLRGLLDTLAIALLGTFIAAFLCIPFSFMAARNIVKNKAVVGTNKFILSFIRVFPDIVLALLFIKAVGPGAFSGVLALGIGAVGMLGKLISEDIERIDFSAREALVATGANPVKTLMFAVIPQVMPNFFSFVLYRFEINVRAATILGIIGAGGIGTPLIFALSVRDWERVGIILLGIIVMVTVIDVISGKIRARLT